DNA sequence from the Methanobrevibacter millerae genome:
CAAAGCCTTTCTGTTAACTCAAAGCCTTCGCTTACGGTTAAGTTTCTAAGCACGTCTATTGTGGGCCATGGAGATGTCGGATTGACGTAATCGATGCTTACAGGTGAGACTCCGCCCCAGTCGTCGGCTCCGCAAAGCAGGAAGCTCTGGGCGGTATCGTAGTTTAAGTTCGGCGGCACCTGAATGCTTACGTCGGTATCTCCAAAAAGCATTGTGGCTGCCGTAACGGTCCTTATCATGTCAAGAAGGCTAGGTTCTGGCCAGTCCTTCATTTCAATGTCAGGCGTTGAGGTAAAGTTCTGTATGATGATTTCCTGGATATGGCCGTATTCATCATAGATTTCACGGATGTCAAAAAGGGAATCTACAATTTCCTCTTTTGTCTCGCCGATACCTATCAGTATGCCTGTAGTGTATGGAATCTTCAGCTTTCCCGCATTTGAAATGGTTTCAAGCCTTAATTTAGGATCCTTTCCCGGACTTTTTTTATGAGCCGGAAGCTCCATCAGCCTTTCGGAGGAGTTTTCAAGCATCAGTCCCATGGACACGTTAACTTCCTTAAGTCTTTTTAAGGCGTCATAGCTGAAATTGCCTCCGTTGGTGTGGGGAAGCAGGCTTGTTTCATCAAGGGTCATCTCGCAGATGTCAACGATGTAGTCGACCATGCTGTCATA
Encoded proteins:
- the cofG gene encoding 7,8-didemethyl-8-hydroxy-5-deazariboflavin synthase subunit CofG, whose amino-acid sequence is MTKYTKEDILSVLNAKRLDLLKYMAKAARYRKNNLITYSKNVFIPLTEICRNDCGYCNFKKDSNDSEAIILKSKKEVFKELKTAEEYGCKEALFTFGEDADEDKVVLKRLNDWGYDSMVDYIVDICEMTLDETSLLPHTNGGNFSYDALKRLKEVNVSMGLMLENSSERLMELPAHKKSPGKDPKLRLETISNAGKLKIPYTTGILIGIGETKEEIVDSLFDIREIYDEYGHIQEIIIQNFTSTPDIEMKDWPEPSLLDMIRTVTAATMLFGDTDVSIQVPPNLNYDTAQSFLLCGADDWGGVSPVSIDYVNPTSPWPTIDVLRNLTVSEGFELTERLCIYEKYVTSEWLNDRLLEKTLNLLKRL